A window of Bacteroidota bacterium contains these coding sequences:
- a CDS encoding DUF1343 domain-containing protein, translated as MKNTISFIAFLLSTFCLMSCNAQTLAKEPIAISESQVLPGAYSIKEYITMLREKKVAVVANHTSLINQTHLVDTLLTYKINIVKIFAPEHGFRGMAQAGEKVNTSKDETTGLPIISLYGKHLKPTMDEMKDIDIIIFDIQDVGIRFYTYISTLQYVMEACAEAGKMCLVLDRPNPNGFYIDGPVLNPEMKSFVGMQPIPVVYGMTIGEYAVMINNEGWLQDSLRCILKVFPCKNYTHSTRYALPVAPSPNLRSEEAVLLYPSICFFEGTPISLGRGTEKPFTIIGFPAYADKNFSFKPKSKSKNYAPPYQDTLCYGVNLVNQAWAIREQKQLNLTWLIDMFNAYPDKEKFFWPFFDKLAGTSKLKEQIKQGLTAKDISLTWKPELENFKNIRKKYLMYGE; from the coding sequence ATGAAAAATACAATTTCGTTTATCGCCTTCCTGTTGTCAACTTTTTGTCTGATGAGCTGTAATGCACAAACATTAGCCAAAGAGCCTATAGCCATTTCTGAAAGTCAGGTGTTACCAGGGGCATATTCTATAAAGGAATATATAACCATGCTACGTGAAAAAAAAGTAGCTGTAGTAGCCAATCATACTTCGCTTATCAATCAAACACATTTGGTTGACACTTTGCTTACGTACAAAATAAATATTGTAAAAATTTTTGCCCCCGAACATGGATTTAGGGGCATGGCACAAGCCGGAGAAAAAGTAAACACCTCTAAAGATGAAACAACAGGGCTTCCAATCATATCATTATACGGAAAGCATTTAAAGCCAACTATGGATGAAATGAAAGATATCGATATCATCATTTTTGATATTCAGGATGTAGGTATTCGTTTTTATACCTACATATCCACATTGCAATATGTGATGGAAGCATGCGCTGAAGCCGGCAAAATGTGTTTGGTACTTGACAGGCCAAATCCTAACGGATTTTATATTGATGGGCCGGTGTTAAATCCTGAAATGAAATCTTTTGTTGGTATGCAACCAATTCCGGTAGTATATGGAATGACCATTGGGGAATACGCAGTGATGATAAATAACGAAGGGTGGCTTCAGGATTCGTTGCGATGTATACTAAAAGTTTTTCCGTGCAAAAATTATACGCACAGCACTCGCTATGCGTTGCCGGTTGCGCCATCGCCAAATCTTCGAAGCGAAGAAGCCGTTTTGCTGTATCCCTCAATCTGTTTTTTTGAAGGTACACCAATAAGCCTTGGCCGTGGCACCGAAAAGCCATTTACCATCATTGGTTTTCCGGCATATGCCGATAAAAATTTTTCGTTTAAGCCGAAATCGAAATCAAAAAATTATGCACCCCCTTATCAAGATACGCTTTGTTATGGGGTTAATCTTGTTAATCAGGCCTGGGCCATTCGTGAGCAAAAACAACTTAACTTAACCTGGCTGATAGATATGTTTAATGCTTATCCGGATAAAGAAAAATTCTTCTGGCCTTTTTTTGACAAGCTAGCCGGAACAAGCAAGTTAAAAGAGCAAATCAAACAAGGGCTTACAGCAAAAGATATTAGCCTTACATGGAAACCGGAATTAGAAAATTTTAAAAACATCAGAAAGAAATATTTGATGTATGGAGAATAG
- a CDS encoding leucyl aminopeptidase, with protein MIKITLGQKYSQGNVLIFTNEKNEFDASYFNKEELSYIKREHDAKRKTVLINQYHRWVIIQQKSGKDASKLEQLRKAGDVIAAHLNKHQQTNLSIISNKADEQSLAIAEGIALGNYQFIVYRKENNTELNSLKNVIICNSKLNTSEVAEKNILAEAVYRVRDLVNTPTSHQNAKDLANSFAVMGKESGFKTEIFNKAKIKALKMGGLLAVNAGSVDEPTFTTMEYKPAKPSNKKPYVLVGKGVVYDTGGLSIKPTGNSMDYMKCDMAGSAVVAGTMYAIAKMKLPIHIIGLTPATDNRPGFNAFAPGDVIHMMSGTSVEMLNSDAEGRMILADALHYAKQYNPELVCEFSTLTGAAAAAIGHYGIVCMGTANEKIKNGLKQSGDNTYERLVEFPFWEEYDELLKSDIADCKNIGGANAGAITAGRFLQKFTDYPYMHFDIAGPAFVKTRDSYRGKDATGIGVRLMVDFLSKKAGKK; from the coding sequence ATGATAAAGATTACGCTGGGGCAAAAATATTCGCAAGGCAATGTGCTGATATTTACGAATGAAAAAAATGAGTTTGATGCTTCTTACTTCAACAAAGAAGAACTTAGCTATATTAAGAGAGAGCATGATGCAAAACGCAAAACGGTATTGATTAATCAATACCATCGTTGGGTAATAATTCAACAGAAAAGTGGAAAAGATGCCTCTAAGCTTGAACAGCTGCGCAAAGCCGGTGATGTAATTGCCGCCCATTTAAATAAACACCAACAAACCAATCTTTCAATTATCAGCAACAAAGCGGATGAGCAATCGCTTGCTATAGCCGAAGGCATAGCCTTAGGCAACTATCAATTTATAGTTTATAGAAAAGAAAATAACACTGAATTAAACAGTTTGAAAAATGTCATTATTTGTAACTCGAAATTAAACACTTCAGAGGTTGCAGAAAAAAACATTTTGGCCGAAGCGGTTTATCGAGTGCGTGATTTAGTAAACACACCAACCAGTCATCAAAATGCAAAAGACCTAGCCAACTCTTTTGCAGTCATGGGCAAAGAATCTGGTTTTAAGACTGAGATATTTAATAAGGCAAAAATTAAAGCACTCAAAATGGGAGGACTGTTGGCAGTAAATGCAGGGAGTGTTGATGAACCCACTTTTACCACAATGGAATACAAACCTGCAAAACCAAGTAATAAAAAACCATATGTACTGGTAGGCAAAGGTGTTGTTTATGATACAGGAGGGCTAAGTATAAAACCAACAGGCAATAGCATGGATTATATGAAATGCGATATGGCTGGCAGTGCAGTAGTTGCAGGCACTATGTATGCAATTGCAAAAATGAAACTTCCTATACATATAATAGGACTTACACCCGCTACAGATAATCGCCCGGGGTTTAATGCCTTTGCACCCGGTGATGTAATTCATATGATGAGCGGCACTAGCGTAGAGATGTTGAATAGCGATGCAGAAGGACGTATGATTTTAGCCGATGCTTTGCATTATGCAAAGCAATATAATCCGGAACTTGTTTGTGAGTTTAGCACACTTACCGGTGCTGCTGCCGCTGCCATTGGGCATTATGGTATTGTGTGTATGGGCACCGCTAATGAAAAAATCAAAAACGGGTTGAAGCAGAGTGGCGACAACACGTATGAGCGATTGGTTGAATTTCCTTTTTGGGAGGAGTATGATGAGTTATTAAAAAGTGATATAGCTGATTGTAAAAATATTGGAGGGGCTAATGCAGGAGCGATTACTGCAGGCAGATTCCTGCAAAAGTTTACCGATTACCCATATATGCATTTCGATATTGCTGGCCCAGCTTTTGTAAAAACCCGCGATAGCTATCGCGGCAAAGATGCGACTGGTATAGGAGTTAGGCTCATGGTTGATTTTCTGTCGAAGAAAGCAGGCAAAAAATAG
- a CDS encoding GatB/YqeY domain-containing protein, translated as MSLQDKINADLKQAMLSKNAAALRALRAIKSALLLANTSGGAALTDVDELKLLQKLVKQRQDSIEIYKQQNREDLAVSEIEEIAVIENYLPAMLSADEVKIQLKEIISQAGATSPADMGKVMGAATKHFAGKADNKLVSHLVKELLSGS; from the coding sequence ATGAGTTTACAAGATAAAATAAATGCAGACCTAAAGCAGGCCATGCTATCGAAAAACGCAGCAGCGTTGCGCGCATTGCGCGCTATTAAATCAGCATTATTGTTAGCCAATACAAGTGGAGGCGCAGCACTTACCGATGTTGATGAGCTAAAACTATTGCAAAAGCTGGTAAAGCAAAGGCAAGACTCTATTGAAATATACAAACAGCAAAACCGCGAAGACCTTGCCGTGAGCGAGATTGAAGAAATTGCTGTGATAGAGAATTACCTTCCTGCCATGCTAAGTGCCGATGAAGTTAAAATTCAATTGAAAGAAATAATCAGTCAAGCAGGCGCCACTTCACCTGCTGATATGGGCAAAGTAATGGGTGCAGCCACCAAACACTTTGCAGGCAAGGCAGACAACAAACTTGTTTCGCACTTGGTGAAAGAGCTGCTAAGTGGCAGCTAA
- a CDS encoding integration host factor subunit beta — translation MTKADLVNEISAKTGIDRLIVLNTVEAFMKTVKNSISQNDNVYLRGFGSFIAKKRAAKIGRIITRNTSIEIPEHFIPAFKPAKSFAERVKKSIKPGTSENKAPDE, via the coding sequence ATGACAAAGGCAGACTTGGTAAATGAGATTTCGGCAAAGACCGGAATCGATCGTTTAATAGTGCTAAACACGGTTGAAGCTTTTATGAAAACAGTTAAAAATTCAATTTCACAAAATGATAATGTATACCTGCGCGGATTTGGAAGTTTTATTGCCAAAAAACGAGCAGCCAAAATAGGTCGTATTATCACCAGAAACACCTCGATAGAAATTCCCGAACATTTTATTCCGGCATTTAAACCGGCTAAATCGTTTGCCGAAAGAGTAAAAAAATCTATCAAGCCCGGAACTTCAGAAAACAAAGCTCCGGATGAATAA
- a CDS encoding PKD domain-containing protein, producing MKNKFNYLKLLFTIAVLSIYSVCYAQDWVKMMHDPNSNFKDVQKAFYTQNADALKELREEQQMMRTAQLPYRKCEALKNIPGYKIFKRWEWFMEPRVGPNGEFDPATVWKERQQFEQNPTSKSIGNWTFLGPANAANLSGAGRLNFVRLDPGNSSTIYVGSPSGGLWKSTDNGVTWATNTDDLNQVIGCTDLAIDPNNTNTMYMATGDGDAGDNYSIGVLKSVDGGLTWNTTGLSFSPGNVRMMSKILLDPTNTNNLIVATSGGMWRSTDAGATFNMVQAGSFKDAEFKPGDANTVYACGGEFYKSTDNGATWSKITSGLPAVANVSRMAIAVTPADPNMVYMIVGLPAPNYGTEGYYKSSNSGTSFTKNGTPSGLGTQQWYDLCIAVSPTNAQEVVIGGQTGFIRSTNGGSSFSSAIGTMHVDFHDVIFVDATTYYVANDGGVYRTTNNGSSYSRLHNTIQISQMYGFGQSASNANLYIQGWQDNGTNLYDGSWGQTMGGDGMLCFISHGNDNNMWGSQYDGSLNRSTNGGNTWNFITGISETGAWVTPWLEDPNTPNTIWAGFVNMFRSTNGGVTWTKRSTFTNTGTMNAIAVSKANSDVVWCAKAGALYVTSNAGTTWTQITSAPGGNITGIACSDTDPSKAWITYSGYSNKNKVFQTNDQGATWINLSASIPNVPVNCVTYVNGSNDAVYIGTDIGVFYKDASLSVWQNFSSGLPTVIVTQINIFYPTGAVRVSTYGRGLWESAPYVAGTYAPIAYFSADKTISCAGAAINYSDLSSGQPTSWNWTFAGGNPGTSNNQNPTVYYNTPGVYEAKLVAINANGTDSITYTSYINISNSPYGAPATSGATVCGPAVANLSATGTGLGTLRWWDAPGGGNMVATGSAYSPNINGTKTFYVDEEFPAGSQDYTGEGSNGIGAGAYFTANDIRGLYFDVINPVILNTVDVYSGEAANRTIEILDSKGNTYIDTTVFIPASSSQFTPVTVTLNLPIYPGNGYFIKCRGLVNLFRNSAGAVYPYVGNSVNVTGSNAGLPGYYYFFYNWVLTEIVCNTARTACIALDTCSSASLNEAGLNAFNLFPNPTEGLFTVSFEAKADDYKVEILNAEGRKVAEQQFVSVSGLFRKEFDLSNYAKGAYTVIVTNSRGETRRKLLVY from the coding sequence ATGAAAAACAAATTTAACTATTTGAAGCTGCTTTTTACTATAGCAGTATTGAGCATATACAGTGTATGTTATGCGCAAGATTGGGTAAAGATGATGCATGATCCTAATTCCAATTTCAAGGATGTACAAAAAGCATTTTATACCCAAAATGCAGATGCATTAAAAGAGCTTCGCGAAGAGCAACAGATGATGCGAACAGCACAATTGCCGTATCGAAAGTGTGAGGCATTAAAAAATATCCCCGGTTATAAAATTTTCAAACGTTGGGAGTGGTTTATGGAGCCACGTGTTGGCCCCAACGGAGAGTTTGATCCTGCTACTGTATGGAAAGAAAGACAACAATTTGAGCAAAATCCTACCTCAAAGTCTATTGGCAACTGGACATTTCTTGGTCCTGCCAATGCCGCCAACCTTAGTGGTGCAGGGCGTTTGAACTTTGTGCGTTTAGATCCTGGCAATTCAAGCACCATTTATGTTGGTTCTCCATCAGGAGGCTTATGGAAATCTACAGATAATGGAGTTACATGGGCAACCAATACTGATGACTTAAATCAGGTCATAGGGTGTACCGATTTAGCTATTGATCCTAATAACACCAATACCATGTATATGGCAACCGGTGATGGCGATGCCGGAGACAACTACTCAATTGGCGTTTTAAAGAGCGTTGATGGTGGATTAACCTGGAATACTACAGGCCTTTCTTTTTCTCCGGGAAATGTGCGAATGATGAGCAAGATATTACTTGACCCAACCAATACAAATAACCTGATAGTAGCTACCAGTGGTGGCATGTGGCGCAGTACCGATGCAGGTGCAACATTTAATATGGTGCAAGCCGGTTCGTTTAAAGATGCCGAGTTTAAGCCGGGAGATGCAAATACAGTATATGCTTGCGGAGGCGAATTTTACAAGTCGACAGATAATGGTGCTACATGGTCTAAAATAACTTCGGGTCTGCCTGCAGTGGCCAATGTTAGCCGCATGGCTATTGCAGTAACTCCTGCCGATCCAAATATGGTATACATGATTGTGGGCTTGCCTGCACCAAACTATGGTACCGAGGGGTATTATAAATCATCAAACAGCGGAACAAGTTTTACAAAAAATGGAACTCCAAGTGGATTAGGAACTCAGCAATGGTATGACCTATGCATAGCGGTATCTCCAACCAATGCACAAGAAGTTGTAATAGGAGGGCAAACAGGGTTTATCCGCAGTACCAATGGAGGAAGTTCTTTCAGCAGTGCCATCGGTACTATGCATGTTGACTTTCATGATGTTATTTTTGTTGATGCCACAACTTATTATGTTGCTAATGATGGAGGAGTTTATCGTACCACCAATAATGGTAGCTCTTATTCAAGATTGCACAATACCATTCAGATATCACAAATGTACGGATTTGGTCAGTCGGCATCTAATGCTAATTTATACATTCAAGGCTGGCAGGATAACGGAACAAATTTGTATGACGGAAGTTGGGGGCAAACAATGGGTGGCGATGGAATGCTTTGTTTCATAAGCCATGGAAATGATAATAATATGTGGGGTTCACAATATGATGGCTCATTAAACCGATCAACCAATGGTGGCAACACATGGAACTTTATTACCGGAATTTCTGAAACAGGTGCATGGGTTACTCCATGGCTCGAAGATCCTAACACACCAAATACAATTTGGGCAGGATTTGTAAATATGTTTAGGAGTACCAATGGAGGTGTTACCTGGACTAAGAGGAGTACTTTTACCAATACAGGTACTATGAATGCTATTGCAGTATCTAAAGCAAATAGCGATGTGGTATGGTGTGCAAAAGCCGGAGCACTTTATGTAACAAGCAATGCAGGCACCACATGGACACAAATCACCAGTGCACCCGGAGGTAATATAACGGGTATCGCTTGCAGCGATACCGATCCAAGCAAAGCGTGGATTACCTATTCAGGTTATAGCAACAAGAACAAAGTGTTTCAAACAAACGATCAAGGTGCAACATGGATTAATCTTAGTGCTTCCATACCTAATGTTCCGGTTAACTGTGTAACCTATGTAAACGGCAGTAATGATGCTGTATATATCGGCACCGATATAGGCGTATTTTATAAAGATGCATCTCTTAGTGTATGGCAAAATTTTTCGTCCGGTTTACCAACAGTAATTGTTACCCAAATAAATATTTTTTACCCCACTGGTGCTGTTCGTGTTAGTACTTACGGCCGCGGATTATGGGAATCTGCTCCTTATGTTGCAGGAACGTATGCCCCCATTGCTTATTTCTCGGCAGATAAAACTATTTCGTGTGCAGGTGCAGCAATTAATTATTCTGACTTATCATCAGGGCAACCAACTTCATGGAATTGGACTTTTGCCGGAGGCAACCCCGGTACTTCTAATAATCAGAATCCAACCGTGTACTATAACACACCCGGAGTGTACGAAGCAAAACTTGTAGCCATTAATGCCAACGGCACCGATAGTATTACGTATACATCATACATCAATATCAGCAACAGTCCCTATGGTGCACCAGCTACATCAGGAGCCACAGTTTGTGGGCCTGCGGTAGCAAATCTTTCTGCAACAGGAACAGGCCTTGGCACATTGCGTTGGTGGGATGCTCCAGGAGGAGGAAACATGGTAGCTACAGGAAGTGCCTATTCGCCAAATATTAATGGAACAAAAACATTTTATGTTGACGAAGAATTTCCGGCAGGTAGTCAGGACTATACAGGCGAAGGTTCCAACGGTATTGGTGCTGGTGCATATTTTACGGCCAACGATATAAGAGGATTATATTTTGATGTGATTAATCCGGTAATTCTTAATACGGTTGATGTATACTCTGGAGAAGCAGCTAATAGAACCATTGAGATTCTAGATTCTAAAGGCAATACCTACATAGATACCACCGTATTCATACCCGCCAGCTCAAGTCAGTTTACTCCTGTAACGGTAACACTAAACCTTCCTATATATCCCGGAAACGGATATTTTATAAAGTGTCGCGGCCTGGTTAACCTATTCCGCAATAGCGCAGGTGCTGTTTATCCTTATGTAGGCAACTCAGTAAATGTTACAGGTAGCAATGCCGGACTTCCAGGATATTATTATTTCTTCTACAATTGGGTACTTACTGAAATTGTATGTAATACAGCGCGTACCGCCTGCATTGCGCTTGACACATGCAGCAGTGCATCACTAAACGAAGCGGGGTTAAATGCTTTCAACTTATTCCCAAATCCAACCGAAGGATTGTTTACTGTTTCATTTGAGGCAAAGGCTGATGATTATAAAGTTGAAATATTGAATGCCGAAGGAAGAAAAGTGGCCGAGCAGCAATTTGTATCTGTTAGCGGTTTATTCCGAAAAGAATTTGATTTAAGCAACTACGCAAAGGGAGCATATACAGTTATAGTTACTAACTCACGTGGCGAAACACGTAGAAAGTTATTAGTATATTAA
- the mutY gene encoding A/G-specific adenine glycosylase — protein MKLQKRLANWYQLNKRELPWRSTSNPYFIWLSEIILQQTRVQQGLPYYLRFVESFSTIAEFADATEQEILKLWQGLGYYSRARNMLATARQLVTEHGSKFPNTYEGLLKLKGIGDYTASAIGSISFNLPCAVLDGNVFRVLSRLYNAAIPIDSNEGKKFFSAKANELLDIKKPGAHNQAMMELGATICTPVNPLCSNCPLSLHCRAFIKSTVEDLPVKSLKTKVRNRHVYYFILKSKHHMIITKRTGNDIWKGLYDFPSVELVNNKKKVIQVAEEFLVTHRLKNCSIEKISTGRKHILSHQRLFATFILISCKRIVASTFPHSLAISIKEFENYPVPKLIENMTGWIFE, from the coding sequence ATAAAGCTGCAAAAAAGGCTTGCCAATTGGTATCAACTCAATAAAAGAGAGCTACCATGGCGCAGCACTTCAAATCCATATTTTATTTGGTTGTCAGAAATTATTTTACAGCAAACACGGGTGCAGCAAGGTTTACCCTACTATCTTCGGTTTGTAGAAAGTTTTAGTACGATTGCTGAATTTGCCGATGCCACGGAACAGGAGATTTTAAAATTATGGCAAGGCCTTGGATACTACTCCCGGGCACGCAACATGCTAGCAACTGCAAGGCAACTGGTAACTGAACATGGAAGTAAATTTCCCAATACCTATGAAGGCTTGCTAAAGCTTAAGGGGATAGGTGACTATACTGCTTCTGCTATTGGTTCCATTTCCTTTAATCTTCCGTGCGCAGTATTAGATGGCAATGTATTTCGGGTACTGTCACGATTATATAACGCTGCCATACCAATAGACAGTAATGAAGGAAAGAAATTTTTTTCGGCAAAAGCCAATGAACTGCTTGACATTAAAAAACCGGGCGCACACAATCAGGCGATGATGGAACTTGGCGCCACTATCTGCACACCGGTAAACCCGTTATGCAGCAATTGCCCGCTATCCTTGCATTGCAGGGCTTTTATAAAATCAACGGTAGAAGACCTACCGGTGAAGTCACTAAAAACAAAAGTTCGAAACAGGCATGTTTACTACTTTATTTTGAAGTCGAAGCATCACATGATTATTACTAAAAGAACAGGAAATGACATCTGGAAAGGCTTGTATGATTTTCCTTCTGTTGAACTAGTGAATAACAAGAAAAAAGTAATTCAAGTGGCTGAGGAATTCCTTGTTACGCATCGGTTAAAAAATTGCAGTATAGAAAAAATTTCAACGGGCAGAAAACATATTTTGTCGCATCAACGGTTGTTTGCAACTTTTATATTAATAAGTTGTAAACGTATTGTTGCCTCCACATTTCCGCACAGCCTTGCAATTTCGATAAAAGAATTTGAAAACTATCCTGTACCAAAACTGATAGAAAATATGACCGGGTGGATTTTTGAATAA